Within the Debaryomyces hansenii CBS767 chromosome E complete sequence genome, the region ATGTGAACAAGACTGAAGGGTTCAGACAACTGTGTATTCTTAGCCCGAAATAGACAATGGATCACGTGCAAATGTCTACATCTGTGTATTTATATTCCCTATGAAGTAGTTTGTCACCCTAGTAATAACACAAGAAGTTCAATCTATATTTATCAGCCACACGTGGTGCCGATACTCCGAGTAATTACATAGTTGAGTGCTTCTCTTGCATTTCACTTCACTTTCAATGCTAAAGATATCGCAGACCCAATCACACACACCGCATTGAAAATCCATCGTCAGACTAATTTTGTCAACTTATTGCACGCCACTTTTTCAGTCCACCAGAAGCTCCGTATTTGAGTTGCTTTACTACGTAATAACAAAGTTAGTGAAACCTAGTATTAATTGAGCGTATAATAAAGCCTAGTAATAAATAGTAAATATTAGAATGTGAAGTTGTTTTTGTTTACTAGTTTTTATTCGCTGCCACGTAAATAGTTACGAACTTCGGCCCTGCAACTCGGCCTATCGAGATCGAACGATCGAGACAAAATCGAAGACCTTGACgtgaattcaatatttgttTGTAATATTTGCCAATACCGGTTTGCATTTGTTACTAAGTACAACAAAAAAAAACGGCCATATTTGGCAGTCGTATATGAGTGCGCCGCAAGCAAGCATAGTTTGTTACGAAGATAATATATTACGGCATTATGCAGCTTGCGCCTAATAAAGCTGCaagagaaaaaattaaaaatatattccGATACCGGGAGTCGAACCCGGGTTTGCTCGGTGAAAGCGAACCGTGCTAGCCGTTACACTATATCGgatattttatattgacTTCTCTAGTGCGGTAGGATATAGCAGcttatattttcaagactAAATTCAGAAGTTTCACTACAAAATTATCAGTCGGAATCCAATTACATcaacatatatatataatctATACGGCTATAAAGCCTCTATACTAATCAATCGAActtcttattatttgagttTAATTTTCCACATTCGTCAAGTTTATATATCCCTAAAAGATATGCCAACCTAGTGACCACTAGGTCTATAGCCATCCCTATGGAATCCTTTGCAATGTCAATTTTTGAGCCGTCTACTTCTTGCCAATTGACAGGAATTTCCTTCATGGACATCTTCTGCAATTCGCCTAAGAGTAATACTTCGACATCGAAAATCCATCTTTCTGTATGCATATGGGGGAATATCAGGCTTACCGATTGGAAATTGAACATTTTAAAACCACACTGAGTGTCCTGgatatttctaattccAAAGATGTATACCAACGTATGTAATCCGTACATCAAGAAATTACGAATAAATGATCTTTTGACAACCGCATCGGTATCTACCATATGGGCACGAGACCCTATTGCAATTGCTGGCTTCTTGCTGTCTACTGAACTCAAATATGCAACTAGCTTGTCGACATCGCTGAACTTCGTGGCTCCATCAGCATCAGCAAATAGGCTGTACTTACCTCTCGAGTGCAATAATCCGTGCGTCACTGCACCACCTTTACCTCTGTTCTTCGATAATTTAACAACCCTCATGACATGCGGCTTTAAATGGAACTCATCTGCTTTTTTAAGCGCAAACTCATCACTTTTGTCCAGCGAGCCATCATCCACTATAATTATTTCGTATTTGGATGGATAATTAGTATTCAAGTGTTCGATACACTCATCAAGCATTTTACCTAATCTCTGCGTTTCGTTAAAGCATGGTATGACTACACTCAATTGGATTGCATCATCTCTGTATTCAGACGTACGGGAATTGATCCTATCTGGTAGTTTGTAATGTTCATTCGTTGGATCGTTTGTCGTGTAAGTTAATTCACTCAATGTAGGCTCTCTTGGTTGAtgagaaaagaaaattataatCGTGTAGATACATATAATTATGACCGCCACAAACAATAGCATATACACTAGCATCCTTAAGGtaaattgttcaattgatcTATAATAGAAActtccatttttcaaagttgAAACCGTATCAAAAATCcaatatcaacaatatATCACGTGGCTGTTGGTATTATTACATTTTTTTCTATTTAATACATATGATACAAACTAAATGCTAATGAAATGTTAGAAGGTCAAACTGTTGTTGAAGGTTACTTGTTAGCTAGCTTTGTGACTCTATTATTTAAACATCTAGcattatttacaaatatttccactaattcttcaaatctaaTCGAATCTGCTCCGcttttaaatttatcaaatccGTTAAATAATTCCAACGTATCAACTTCTAATTCAACCTCAAACGACTGATCTTGTTCCACGATTTTTTTACCACTCTTGTTTTTCAGTTCTCGTGGCAGTAATACTCTTGTCATATCAAACCTGGTTACAGTAGGTCTGTGAGTCCAAGAATTACGCTTCTTAATTCTGGTCAACGTAGGCTggtttttttttataatgCCATCGATATTATTGTCAGCAATAGGGTTTTCGTATGACAATGATAATCTTAAATCATACATTGAAGAAGGATTGtgaataaataaactaGAAAGTCTTTGTTTATTTATAGCTGTGTAACGAGGAGGGTCCAATAAGTTGTCCTTCGATATACGAATTGATTTCGGTTGTTCATTTCTACTGGTAATCTGATAAAAATTGTCAGTTATGTCACTTTCcaatatattaaatttccTCTTTGGACTATTGCTATTTGCCTGGGGTGATCTTCTCAATTCATCTTGGTAAGATTTTTCCAAATCGTCCAAAAATTTGCACATATCATTCCAACCAACTTCATGAACTCCCATATCAAAATAGGTATTAGAATTGTCAGTGAAGATACATTCAGTGGAtacattaatatcaattctATGGCCTGCtcttttatcaattatcGTTCCAAActttaattctaattccacatattttctttggtCATCAGGGATTTCGGTAAAGTTTGCATAAATCCATTCTGCTATAGTTCTAGTAACTGATGGAGGAGGAATCACGCCTGTTATTGAACATTCCAAGTCAACATTGACTGTCAGGCTTCTATCGAACACCCGCTTAGACGATAAGCTCGATTCTTGTGCATTTACAACAGGCGTCCCGTTGGCAGTGCCTTGGTACGATGTTGGTATCCATTCTTGGGCCCATATTGGAGGTTCTGTATATCGTCTTGGTTTGTTTGTAGATTTTAGTTTGCTTATTCTGGtcaattcatcttcatctttttctGATTTGTCTTGCTCTATGGGGTGTTCCGTACTGCTTGAAATATCAACATCTTTCTCATTCGTTATATCCGCAATTGAACTACGTCTCAAAACTGGGGACAATTGCTGATTTGGTTCAGTAACAGGCACTCTGAAATTTGAATGTTCATCTTCAGACCAATCCTTTTTCGTTTCCTTTGTCTTAAGTTCATTATTTGGGGCTGGGTCATTTAGTAAATTAACTAGTGAATGTCTCTGGTAAGTCGACATATCTGGCCTTACTGAATCGCCAGAATCATCATTCGTTGTCTTTTTTGATGGAGAAGGCTCATCATTCAAGATTGATCCTacattcattattaataaatatgcTTGATTGCTTATATAACGAAAGCTATCGTCTGTATAGCTTCTATCTTTTTTCACTTTGAGctaatgaatttttttacAATCAGACACGACCAAGTTATTCTTCAGCATAAAGCTCGAAATAGGCTACAAATTGAAGTATTGAACATTTACATGGCTATACTTCCAAGTAATATATAAAGGAACATGTATTCGGTCGTACcttatataatacaaaataaataaaacaattaaGCTCCTAAGTTCTTGTTTAATCTCTTTGCAACAGCATCGATGAATTCTTCGGTAGTGACATACGATGATCTTTCAGTCTTACCTTGAGCTAAAGCTAAATCCTTAGTCATGACGTTGTCTAAAGCAACGGTATCGATAGTAGCTTTTTCCAAGCTTTCACCGAATTTAACGACATCAGCATTGTTATCTAACTTACCTCTTTGAATTATACCTCTGGTCCATGCAAAGATAGAAGCGATAGAGTTAGTGGAGGTCTCCTTACCTTGTTGATGCTGCCTATAGTGTCTGGTAACTGTACCATGAGCGGCTTCAGCTTCGAACGCCTTTCCATCTGGGGTCATCAAGACAGAGGTCATTAAACCTAATGAACCAAAACCTTGCGCAACAATATCTGATTGCACATCACCATCGTAGTTCTTCATGGCAATGATATAACCGCCCTTGGATTTCAACATTTGGGCGACCATATCGTCAATTAATCTATGTTCATACCAGATACCGGCTTCTTCGAATTGCTtcttatatttcttttcgTATAAATCTTCGAAGATGTCTTTGAATCTACCATCGTACTTCTTCAAGATGGTGTTCTTGGTAGAGGAgaacaatattaattttctaTCCAAGGCCATTTTGAAGGATGATTCGGCGAAATCAGTGATTGACTTCTCAGTGTTGTACATGGCTAACGCAACACCTGGCGCGTCATAGTTGTACACTGGATAAACTTCGGTTGCTGAGCCATCAGCTGGCTTGAAAACTAATTCTAATTGACCGGCCTTTGGAATAACAACATCGGTGGCCTTGTATTGATCACCGAATGCATGTCTACCAATGATAATTGGGCTTTCCCATTGTGGAACGATTCTTGGGATGTTATCAATGACAATTGGTTCTCTGAAAACAGTTCCACCCAAGATATTTCTCAATGTACCGTTTGGAGATAACcacatcttcttcaacttgAATTCTTCGACTCTGGCTTCGTCTGGGGTAATGGTTGCACATTTGACTCCGACTTGGTACTTCAAAATTGCTTCAGCAGCATCGGTGGTAACCTTGTCGTCAGTCTGATTTCTGTATTCAATACCTAAATCGTAGTATTTCAAATCTACGTCCAAGTATGGGAAGATCAACttatctttgataaatttccAGATGATTCTGGTCATTTCATCACCATCcatttcaacaattggTTGGTCAACCTTAATCTTATTGAATCCCATCTTAAATTTGctatataataaattaccTTACACTAATATAAGTTTGCTAAATTAATACACCATATAATACTGTGGGAACTTGGCGTATTTATATTACTAACCCGGAGAAGTGAAACGCTACAAAAAAGAAGGGCGGGGCGGGTAAATACTCCAGTTCCTGATTGTTGAGAAATACCAATTATCCGTTTTGCTATTTGTCCACGTTAAATAGACATCGATAAAATGGTCATACGGATCAAGGGTGATATCTGGGGGCTTCTATAAGACGTCTACTTTGAATCTTGTAAGGCATTTGAACAGAAAATCGAGTTGGAGAATTCTGTTTATTTGCTGTACCCCAGACGTAATCGGTGGTTCATTCCGATTGTCTCCTTCCACGAACTATTTTTCCGTTCATTTCCgatcaaatgaaaaaatgcTGAATAATCGCCCCACGTTAAACACAAAAGTTCAAATGGTTAGCGAGCTTTGATTGGTGGGGAGAGTATTCCAGAACTGCGGACGGTCGAAAGATAACGATTGTCTACATTTGGCGCATTTGAGTGGAGGTTACATCGGGGGTTGTCCGATTTGCACCCGGCTAAGTGATTTCAACATACCTACTCGAAGTGGAATATCCGTGTCGCAAGCGAAATACATGTAAAAgactttttcaatttctccAGATCGATTCTGGCTTTACCTGACATTGGGTGTTACTAGTTTAACACAACTGGTATTGATTTAGTACAGCATCTCGGTTGGAATATACTCCGCCCTCTCCGAAAATGGTAAGCATATATACCCTACATGCAGAGTGAGTTACATTCGTCTACGTGTTCCAAGATATGCTGTATGCTTCTTTCTACCGAACTGACTTATAGAAGGCGTGTAGGCTGGTAGAGTTTAGAGCCTCTCAGCGTTCCATGACTTGGAACCCTACTCGGAACAAAGAAAAGGCGCCACACGAAAGTTGTCGTTACCCGGACATATCATCTCTTTAAAGCgagaataaatttttcaatataatattataatctATGAATAACACTTGTTGTACTTAATTATAGTATTAATGTATGTTATAGATTACTAGTTATTCCATTAATTTAGTATGTTATGATGATAACCTAACTCAGCTCACTCTTAGTCAATGACGATGCTGATAACCTTTTTTTCCAACATTCATCAATTTATCTGATTCAATACTTCATTAATGGGAATAGTAccatttattcaaattagtATACTAACTTATATAAGTAAATAGTTAATACAATAcattcaaagaaaaaaaaaactgTAGTTATAATCGGTAGCACGTACGAATTGAACTTTGCATTAGCACCTGAACAGAATTGCAGGTGGGAATTGCTGGTTCAGATAAAAACTACGGTGACATATCAAGACTTGACATTGATTGGAGATTTGGGTCTGAGTTCTTCGATTTCGTTGGTCTGAGATATCAAGAATTGGGGTTTCTGGGTATTGTTGACTGTTTTATACCTAATCATCGATTTGGTATACATGTCACGCTCGTAGGTCGATGGGTCAAAgttattaattaatacGTCAGGACTCATTATTACCCAACCGGGCCTCAATTTGATAGGTAAATTGTAGCCAATTCTCGATGGAATTATATGTAATCTTCTGTTCGAATTGGAGAAATTTTCAGCTACCTTATAGATTGAATCAGGTACGGCGTTAATGCTGTTATTCGTTTCGTTATTCTCGATTTGTAAGTCTGTGTCGACGTTGCAGTGAATCAAGTGGTTATCTGTTGATCTGCGTACTGTTCCAGTGATACACATCCAGCAATGCCACTGATGCTTAGTGAATAATGGTTTGCAATCTGTAGAATCATTTGGGTAATATGGAGAGTTCTTATCAACCAAGACGAATACTAGTTCTTCTGATCttctgaattttttattacAAACGTCAgaattaagaaattttgTCAATTCTTGGATTTTTTGCGTCGTTGCccaaataaacaaaaatccCGGTTTAGCACACAATTTGTAAAGTGGTAGTTGATAAAGCAACGGctgaataaattgattttcGACCAATGCTCCAATCATAATAACATCAAACTGCAATTCATAGTCATTTATCCATGATTTCAAAGTCggaattattaattctgaTGTGATTTTACAACCATATGGCTTGACCGCATGTTGCAGAATctgattcttcttcaattggtGTAGTTTTTGTAACTTAGGATACCCTTCCATTGGATTCTGTATATTTCTAACATGCTTGATAGGGGGACGTTTGCTATGAATATAATGGTTTGAGTAGTCATTCTCCCTAATGGTACTCATGGCTTTCAGATTAGTAGATGGCGCACGTCTTGGCCCAGATCCATAGTTGTTATTGAAACTATGCccaacattattattattattattgttattgcTAGCAAAGGAccttgaattattatctagCGGTTTCATGTAGCTATTTGTTGTTTCGGGATAAATATTCCTTGACCCACCGGCAAATCGATTATATACCAATTTTTCGTGTGGCGGGACATGGGCATTTGCATCTCGATTcttatcattcaatttgtttGCCGAATTTCGTCTCGACATTACTTTTTTCTTAGTAacttaaatatttataaatcaattaatactGGGGAATTATCCCCCGTTATATactaattatttttggttGTAAAACAACCAGGATGTTTCAAACTTGTTTTGCAGAAAGTTATATGCAGACCGTTAGAGTGTTACCACAAAATGGTTGCAATGTCTCTTATTGGGAGATTTGCACAAACTACTTGAAGCAGAACCAAAAAGAAACGTTCAAAACTCTCTAGGACGGTTAATAAGATGTATAGTAGTAGAAGTCAATTGAAACCAATGTTGGAAGCTAGAAATGTGGAAAGTTCTTTGATTGATTCacaatttaaaaattctaGTTTGGTTTATCATTGTATCCGAGCCAAAAGCAGTTTGACTAGTTATATACACCTGGTAAGTAGAAACTACATCTTAATTAGTGCATAGAAAAGGTTACTAACTAGCAGAATAATTCCCCCGATTTGGCTCAAGAAGTGCAACATCGTTTGATCAAAATTAATAGGCAAATTGATTTGAACATTTCGGAGATCGCCAAGAGCCAGCAAAATGTACTTTTGTTACTTGAACATGACCTCTACTATTTATTGGCAAATCTCGGGATATTAAAAATTCCTAGGGCGTTATTTGATCAACAAATACTACTATTCAAGAGACTtgtgaataatttattgattgaACATGAAACGAATGCGATGTTGCCGTTGGTGAAGGCATTGCAAAATCCCAAAACTGCTGAAAAAGTGTCAAAGTGTTTCGGAATATACCTAGTGGAATACACAAACTATGATGAAgtgaatatatttcatctCAACTTTATTGTTAGTTTCATACcaaagatattgaaagtaTACAAAAGATTCCCACGGTTGCTAGAAATATGGTTGCAGT harbors:
- a CDS encoding DEHA2E22770p (similar to uniprot|P25583 Saccharomyces cerevisiae YCL055W KAR4 Transcription factor required for induction of KAR3 and CIK1 during mating also required during meiosis) produces the protein MSRRNSANKLNDKNRDANAHVPPHEKLVYNRFAGGSRNIYPETTNSYMKPLDNNSRSFASNNNNNNNNVGHSFNNNYGSGPRRAPSTNSKAMSTIRENDYSNHYIHSKRPPIKHVRNIQNPMEGYPKLQKLHQLKKNQISQHAVKPYGCKITSELIIPTLKSWINDYELQFDVIMIGALVENQFIQPLLYQLPLYKLCAKPGFLFIWATTQKIQELTKFLNSDVCNKKFRRSEELVFVLVDKNSPYYPNDSTDCKPLFTKHQWHCWMCITGTVRRSTDNHLIHCNVDTDLQIENNETNNSINAVPDSIYKVAENFSNSNRRLHIIPSRIGYNLPIKLRPGWVIMSPDVLINNFDPSTYERDMYTKSMIRYKTVNNTQKPQFLISQTNEIEELRPKSPINVKS
- a CDS encoding DEHA2E22704p (similar to uniprot|P40350 Saccharomyces cerevisiae YPL227C ALG5 UDP-glucose:dolichyl-phosphate glucosyltransferase involved in asparagine-linked glycosylation in the endoplasmic reticulum), producing MLVYMLLFVAVIIICIYTIIIFFSHQPREPTLSELTYTTNDPTNEHYKLPDRINSRTSEYRDDAIQLSVVIPCFNETQRLGKMLDECIEHLNTNYPSKYEIIIVDDGSSDKSDEFALKKADEFHLKPHVMRVVKLSKNRGKGGAVTHGLLHSRGKYSLFADADGATKFSDVDKLVAYLSSVDSKKPAIAIGSRAHMVDTDAVVKRSFIRNFLMYGLHTLVYIFGIRNIQDTQCGFKMFNFQSVSSIFPHMHTERWIFDVEVLLLGELQKMSMKEIPVNWQEVDGSKIDIAKDSIGMAIDLVVTRLAYLLGIYKLDECGKLNSNNKKFD
- a CDS encoding DEHA2E22748p (similar to uniprot|P41939 Saccharomyces cerevisiae YLR174W IDP2 Cytosolic NADP-specific isocitrate dehydrogenase catalyzes oxidation of isocitrate to alpha-ketoglutarate) encodes the protein MGFNKIKVDQPIVEMDGDEMTRIIWKFIKDKLIFPYLDVDLKYYDLGIEYRNQTDDKVTTDAAEAILKYQVGVKCATITPDEARVEEFKLKKMWLSPNGTLRNILGGTVFREPIVIDNIPRIVPQWESPIIIGRHAFGDQYKATDVVIPKAGQLELVFKPADGSATEVYPVYNYDAPGVALAMYNTEKSITDFAESSFKMALDRKLILFSSTKNTILKKYDGRFKDIFEDLYEKKYKKQFEEAGIWYEHRLIDDMVAQMLKSKGGYIIAMKNYDGDVQSDIVAQGFGSLGLMTSVLMTPDGKAFEAEAAHGTVTRHYRQHQQGKETSTNSIASIFAWTRGIIQRGKLDNNADVVKFGESLEKATIDTVALDNVMTKDLALAQGKTERSSYVTTEEFIDAVAKRLNKNLGA
- a CDS encoding DEHA2E22726p (similar to uniprot|O13297 Saccharomyces cerevisiae YPL228W CET1 Interacts with Ceg1p the mRNA capping enzyme alpha subunit), whose protein sequence is MNVGSILNDEPSPSKKTTNDDSGDSVRPDMSTYQRHSLVNLLNDPAPNNELKTKETKKDWSEDEHSNFRVPVTEPNQQLSPVLRRSSIADITNEKDVDISSSTEHPIEQDKSEKDEDELTRISKLKSTNKPRRYTEPPIWAQEWIPTSYQGTANGTPVVNAQESSLSSKRVFDRSSTVNVDLECSITGVIPPPSVTRTIAEWIYANFTEIPDDQRKYVELELKFGTIIDKRAGHRIDINVSTECIFTDNSNTYFDMGVHEVGWNDMCKFLDDLEKSYQDELRRSPQANSNSPKRKFNILESDITDNFYQITSRNEQPKSIRISKDNLLDPPRYTAINKQRLSSLFIHNPSSMYDLRLSLSYENPIADNNIDGIIKKNQPTLTRIKKRNSWTHRPTVTRFDMTRVLSPRESKNKSGKKIVEQDQSFEVELEVDTLELFNGFDKFKSGADSIRFEELVEIFVNNARCLNNRVTKLANK